A section of the Amblyomma americanum isolate KBUSLIRL-KWMA chromosome 2, ASM5285725v1, whole genome shotgun sequence genome encodes:
- the LOC144121609 gene encoding LOW QUALITY PROTEIN: zinc finger FYVE domain-containing protein 21-like (The sequence of the model RefSeq protein was modified relative to this genomic sequence to represent the inferred CDS: inserted 2 bases in 1 codon; deleted 1 base in 1 codon): MTAVQKKLVKSKSGLRIVAVGSEELSPFHLDEPPWTPDRETADCCRCRSKFDFITRRHHCRRCGRVYCGNCCSRRLPLQRMCFVDPVRVCHDCSPATLRENDFYDRHLRLLLAGANFLVSVVPDTSAALHHCCRLSADHRVLELENTQSKECLEIPLASICTYRILRPNSPGIADSPRAPSATDGGLSGVMLGYRSQARDAGGDHQEAESXPQTLLHMGLSPVPEAAAQGALWIVALNKAFRMIHSPDTSPD, from the exons ATGACAGCCGTACAGAAAAAGCTGGTCAAGTCCAAAAGCGGCCTCCGCATCGTCGCGGTGGGCAGCGAGGAGCTCAGTCCTTTCCATTTGGACGAGCCACCGTGGACACCCGACCGCGAG ACGGCCGATTGCTGTCGCTGTCGTTCCAAGTTTGACTTCATAACTCGCCGA CACCACTGCCGCCGTTGTGGGCGCGTCTACTGTGGCAACTGCTGCAGCCGCCGGCTGCCCCTGCAGCGCATGTGCTTTGTGGACCCTGTGCGTGTCTGCCACGACTGCAGCCCAGCCACCCTGAGGGAGAACGATTTCTATGACCGGCACCTGCGCCTCCTCCTGGCCGGTGCAAACTTCCTTGTCTCTGTGGTGCCGGACACGAGCGCCGCCCTGCATCACTGCTGCCGGCTCTCAGCGGACCACCG TGTCCTCGAACTGGAGAACACCCAGAGCAAGGAGTGCCTCGAAATCCCCTTGGCCAGCATATGCACTTACCGTATCCTGAGGCCAAACAGCCCCGGCATCGCCGATTCAC CGCGGGCACCCTCTGCGACCGACGGCGGCCTCAGCGGCGTCATGCTGGGCTACCGGAGCCAGGCCAGGGACGCCGGCGGAGACCACCAGGAGGCGGAGTC CCCGCAGACGCTGCTGCACATGGGCCTGTCCCCTGTGCCCGAGGCTGCCGCCCAGGGCGCC CTCTGGATTGTCGCCCTCAACAAG